The following nucleotide sequence is from Kiritimatiellia bacterium.
CGAGGTCAAGCGCCTCGCTCACCCCGACAGTGATGAGGATCTCCTTTTCCGGCTGGTAGCGGACGCCGTACTGACGTTCGACATAATCTGAAATGGAGCGCCGCAGGGAGAGAAGCCCGAGGTTCGAGGTGTAGCCGGTGTTGCCGCGTTCGAGGGCGTGAACGGCAGCCTCGCGGATGTGCCAGGGCGTATCGAAATCCGGCTCGCCGATTCCGAGGCTGATGACGTCGCGCATCGTGCTGACAATGTCGAAGAAGTCCCGGATTCCGGACCGGGGTATGTTTCGGACATGGGATGCCACTTTAGTTTCGATCCGACTCATGGCGGCCTGTCCGAAATCAGGGTGATACTTTGAGGCGCTCGGCGCCTTCCGAGGGGTTCATCAGGACACCATTGGCCTTATAGGTCTTGAGCATGAAGTGGGTGGCGGTCGATATGACGCCGCGGATGGTCGCGAGTTTTTCGCTTACAAAGAAGGCGACTTCCTTCAGGTCCTTTCCCGACACGAACAGCAGCAGATCGAATGCGCCGGACATCAGGTATACGGACTGGACTTCTGGAAATTTGCTGATGCGTTCAGCGACGGCGTTGAAACCGCCCTCGCGCTCCGGGGTCACTTTGACCTCGATGACGGCGGTCACCCTGTTGACAGAGAGCTGGTCTTCGTTAACGACAGCCTGATAGCCTCGGATTACGCCGGCCTTTTCATACTCCGCAATCCGACGCCGTACCTCCTCCGGGGTGAGGTCGAGCATTTTCGCCAGATTCTCGGGCGTCTCCAGCGCGTTGCGCTTGAGCAGCATCAGCAGTTCGTCCATATCCGCAGGCGCCTTTCGTATCGATGCAAAGAGAATCTCGTTAGTATCGCGGGCGGCGGGGGGGCGTCCAGCCTTTTGTTTGTGTCGCGGACGCCGGGGTCGCCGGCGCGCCGACTCCCACTTTGACAGTGCGAGGTCGCTTTGATATGGTCCGCGCCAATTGCGCGGGTTTGCGCCATGTCTTCGTTACTCGAGCGTCCGGTGTTGGTGCTGAACCGCCTCTGGCAGGCGGTCAATGTGTGTACCGCCGAGCGGGCATTGACACTGCTATTCACGGGCCATGCGCAGGTTGTGTATCAGGACGCGAACGGGTTCCAGACCTTCACCTTCCGCGAGTGGTGCGATTTTTCGCCGGCAGACGAGCCCGATGAGGTCATCCACACCATCCGATTCCGCATCCCGATCCCTCGGGTGATTTTGCTGCTGTTCTTCGATCGGCTTCCGGCCAAGGAGGTCAAGTTCACGCGTCAAAATGTTTTTGAACGAGACAAGAACACGTGCCAGTACTGCGGCCGGAAGTTCGACCGCAAGGACTTGAACCTCGACCACGTGATTCCGCGGCAACAGGGCGGCCTGACCACATGGACGAACATCGTCTGCAGTTGCATTGAATGCAATCGGCGCAAGGCCAATCGGACGCCGGAGCAAGCCGGCATGCACCTAATCCGGAAGCCGAAAAAGCCTCGCTGGCGTCCCTTCCTCGAGGTGCATTTTCACAAATGCGCCCACCATTCGTGGCGCCATTTCCTCGATTTCGCGTATTGGAATGTCGAACTCGGCGAGGACGAGTAGGGCAAGCCGGTCGGAGGGGCGCTGACGACCGGCATGGCCTTCCCATTCCGGGAGTTGCGAGCCGCTGGAAAAAATTCGCGCGTCCATCTGGACAGCCAACACGGCAAGCGGGTAGTAAATCTGGACCTGAAGGGCGCGGCGTGGCGCCGTGAAAAGGAGCACCCATGTCACCCAATCGCAGAAAGCCCAATTACCCGGACGAGGAGTCTGACATGTACAGCGATTTCGAGGCCGAGGAATGCCCCGTCTGCCATCAGGAATTCCGCGACGGCGTCTGTCCGATCAATTCGGCGGACTGCCCTTATCTCCTCGGCGAGGACGAGGAGGATGAATTTGCAGACGACGATGAGTTTGCGGACGAGGAACCCGACTTCGAGGACGTCGAAGATCTGGATGAAATTCTCGACGAAGACGAGGAGGCCGATCGCCTGGTCGAGGAAGAGGAGGATTTCTCCGAAGACTTTGATGAGGATGACGACTCGCGCTCCTGAGGGCTCGAGATCGTCGGTTCAAGGCTCGTAAAAGATGGCGCGGAATGATTGGGCCGGCTCTGCGCCCAGAAGCGCCTCATCGACCATGACTTCCTCGTCCACCGCGGGGAAATGCGGCCGGTTTGCGCTAATATCGAGCGGCGTCCATTCGCCGGCGGAAAGATCGTTGTTCCCCTCGATTCGCACACCGCGGTTGGCGACATGCACAAACCGCAGGCGCGGGCCGCCGTGCCACGCCGGGGAAATTTCCAGCCCCCCGCGCGCGCTGGCAGCATTGGTAGGCTGGGTTTTGAGCAGATACTCCAAATGATTCGGCTCGCCATCGCCATCCGGGTCACGATCGAGTCCAGCATCCGGATTTGCGGGGGAACCAAAATGGGCGGACTGCCATTCAGCAAACGTCAGGTGCGACGTCAGCGACCCGATCCAGGCGGCGATCAGCGCGACGCCTTGCGTGTCTACGATGGTTGAGCCGACAGGAGGCATCTGTCCGGGCCCCCGAATCGCCATCCGCGTGTGGATCATCGATTGGGCGGGCGCGCCTCTGCGGATCACGCGGTTATTCGTGTTGCCGAAATTATTCGCGAGGGATCCCTCGATCATGTGCGTCGCGGACAGCGGCGTAAAAATCCGCGTGTCGAAGCCCGACGGTACTGGTCCCCCCGGTAAATGGCAATGGGCGCAATTCGCGGCAAGATAGGACCGCGCGCGCTGTTCGAGGCTGACCGATTGATTCGTCGGAGGCACGAGCGCGCGAAGCAGGGTCACAGAGACGACGTTCGTCTGGAAATAGCCCAACGCCGCAAGACGTCGGATTTGGTTGGTAACATCGGTCGGGCCATAGGCGAAATCGCGATGGAGCTGGGGCGTTTGAAACCCGACCGCGAATCCGGCTGCGGAATTGTGACATGCGAGACATTCCAACCGCGAAGGATATTGCCAAATCTGCGTCCGCACGGTGCCCCCCTCCACGATGTGAATGGGCTCCTCCAAGCCGTGTTCCGGAACTAGGAAAGCCTCGGTTCCAGATTCGCCCCATCGATAGGTCAACCCGTATCCGCCGTCGGGCGCATCCGTCTTCACTAGCACCCGCGTCTCGAGCCGGCGCACGGACGAGGGCACTCCGGCCGTGGTCTCGATCTCGAAATGTTTGATCCAGACGGTTCCGGTTGGAAACGTCCACGATTGCTCGGGGTGAAACACCATGTGGAGATTGGTGCTCGGAATCGAGAACCATCGCTTTTTCGAGGCGCCATCGGCCCAGAAGGGCACATTGACGTCATAGGGGAGGATCCCTGGGTGCGTGGAAAGCGTCACCAGGTTTGAGAAGATTCCCGCCGCCGACAACTGTGCCGGGACGCCGCTGGTCGAAATAAGCGGCAGCAGCCGAAACACCTGCCCGTCCAATTTGGCCATCAGAACATCCCCATTTCGCGGATCGCGTCCAAAACCGACCACGGATCCAAGCGAGGTGAGCCACTTGAAGGACGTATTCGTTACGCCGTTGTCGGTCATCGCCCACACATTGCCGCGAACATAGTCGGCAAAAATGTAGTTCCCCACCAGTTCCGGCATGCGATCCCCGTAGTAAACGATTCCCCCCGTGATGGAGTTGCCCTTGTTGGTGCCTGTCCCATGCGCATAAGTCAGCAACGGACGCGTGTAGGCGGAGGCCGGGTGAGGTGTCGGTTTGGGTCCTGGCGCAAATCCTTCGAAGTGAGCCCACCCGTAATTGCCGCCGTTGGTGACCCAGTTCACCTCTTCCCAGGCGTTCTGGCCGACATCGGCAAGAAGGAGTCGGCCGGTGCGGGGATCGAATGTGAAGCGGAAGGGGTTGCGAAACCCGTGCGCCCAGAATTCCGTTCGAACCTGGTGGGGCACGAGGTTCGAGCCTAGGTAGTTGGTCACACCGACCAGCCAGTTGTCCGGCGGCACCGCATAATTCGTTCCTGCGCCGAGCGCGGGGTGAGGGTTGGGCGGCAGGCTACCGGGCCGAAAATCCACATCGATCCGCATCAGGCCACTAAAAAAGTCCCGATCGAGCACTTGCGAATTGTTGTAGTTATCATTGCCGCCGCCCTCGTCGCCCGTGCCTATGTAAAGGTAGCCGTCCGGTCCGAAGTGCAGGTCGCCAGCGTTGTGGTTTGCCGCATCATTAAACTGGCTGAACAGGATGCGCTCAAATGAAGGGTCGAACGCGTTGGCATTCGTCGGCGAGACGCGGAATTCGGAGGCCCGCGTGTGGAAACCTGTGCCCGTGCCATTCGTGGCGGTGGTCGTGTAAAAGCAAAAGAACCGCCCGTTGGTAGCAAAACCAGGGTGGAACGCGAGCCCGAGCAGGCCGCCCTCGGAGGTCGTGTTTACCCGCGACTGGATATTCATGAACACGGTTCGTGTCGGCGCGGCCAGGTTTGTGATCACGACGATGCGGCCGGCTCGCTCGACAACGAACAGGCGATTCGTCTCTCCCGGCGGTGACGCAATCGCAATGGGATTCGTGAAGACCACGCTGGGAAAAGCGACAGCGACGGTGTATCCCGTGGCGGCTGTCGCGGGCGGAACCCCGGGGAAAGCGAGAGTCGTGTTGGCGACACGCTGTGTGACCGCATGCGATGGGACCGCTGTGCCGACCGCTGCGCCGATGAGAATCAACCAAGCGCGAATCATATGAAGAAGTGTAGCACAAAGCATGCCGCTTGGTTATTCATTCAACGATGATTCGTTCGGGGCTGGATAATCTGATTCGAAACAGGGTCGATCTGAAGGGCCGCATCGGGTTGCTGACCCATCCGGCTGCGGTCGACCGAAAAGGGAGGCATGCGTCGGTAGTCCTCCGGGAGCTTCTCGGAGTCCGGCTGGCCGCGCTGTTTGGGCCGGAGCATGGCTACTGGGGCCGCAGCGGTGCGGGTGAAGGAGTTCCCGATGAGCGGCATCCCGCTTGGAACATCCCCGTTTATTCTCTCTACGGAGCCCATCGGCGACCGACGCGAGACATGCTCGCCGGCATCGACACCTTGGTGATCGATCTGCAGGACATCGGCGTGCGCTGCTACACCTTTGTTTCGACGCTGCGCCTCGCGTTGGAGGCATGCGCCGAATGCGGTATCCGCGTCGTCGTGTGTGATCGCCCAATTCCGCTCCCGCGGACCGTCGACGGCCCCCTCCCAAAGCCGGGATGCGAGTCCTTCGTCGCGGGCATTCCGGCGCCGTTTATTTATGGTATGACACCGGGCGAGACGGCGTTGTGGCTTCGGGACGAGCTCGGGCTGAAGGTGGAGATTCTCGTCGTTCGCGCGATGGATTGGCGCCGATCCGGTCGAGTGGCTCCCTACGTTTGGGTATCGCCATCGCCGGGCATCCGATACTGGCAAACGGCCTGGACCTATCCCATTACGGTCTTCACAGAAGCGCTACCGACGCTGGACTGCGGTCGCGGAGGAACGACGCCCTTCCAGATCCTGTGCGCACCGTGGCTCGATGCGGAACGTTTTGCGGCGCGGGTCAATTCCCTGCAACTTGCCGGACTATTCGCCGCGCCTATCTGGGCGCCGACGCCGGGCATTCGTCTGTGTGTCACGAATCCCGATGCCTTGCGGCCATTTCAGGCGATGGTGTCGATCCTTTGCGCGCTGCGCGACGACTACGGATCTGAGGCCGTCTGGTCGGCGCCCGGAACGCGCCCGGAATGGTTTGACCAACTCGCCGGCGATCCAGACGTCCGGGAAGCGCTTCTCGCCGGCACGGCAGCGCACGACATCGTCGCGATCTACTCCGCCAGTCTGCGCGCCTTTGCGCGGAAACGTGCTCGCTACCTGTTGTACAAGCCCTAAAGAATTCGTCGTTCCGGTTCGGAGATTCCGGAAAAAAACGGGCGGCCCAGATGGCCGCCCGTTTGGATATATCTGCCGTTTGGCGAGATGACTTAGTAGTCCATTCCGCCACCGCCCGGAGGAGGCGTTTCCTTCTTCTCCGGAATCTCGGTCACCATGCATTCGGTGGTGAGCAGAAGCCCAGCGATGCTCGCGGCGTTCTGCAGCGCCGTCCGCGTGACCTTGGTGGGATCGATGATGCCGGCCTTGAACATGTCGACATACTCTCCTGTCGCCACGTCATAGCCGTTGGCCCCCTTCTGCTTCTTGACCTCCTGCACGACAACCGCGCCTTCCTGACCGGCGTTGTCGACCAGTTGGCGAAGCGGCGCCTCGCAGGCGCGGCGGACGATATCGACGCCGATCGCCTCGTCGCCCTCGAGCTTGAGATCGTCGAGCGCGGACTGCGCGCGAATGAGCGCCACGCCGCCACCGGCAACGATTCCCTCCTCGACCGCGGCGCGGGTCGCATGGAGCGCGTCCTCGACGCGGGCCTTTTTCTCCTTCATCTCGGTTTCGGTCGCTGCGCCGACATTGATGACGGCCACGCCGCCCGCGAGTTTCGCCAGACGCTCCTGGAGCTTCTCGCGATCGTAATCGGA
It contains:
- a CDS encoding PQQ-dependent sugar dehydrogenase, with product MIRAWLILIGAAVGTAVPSHAVTQRVANTTLAFPGVPPATAATGYTVAVAFPSVVFTNPIAIASPPGETNRLFVVERAGRIVVITNLAAPTRTVFMNIQSRVNTTSEGGLLGLAFHPGFATNGRFFCFYTTTATNGTGTGFHTRASEFRVSPTNANAFDPSFERILFSQFNDAANHNAGDLHFGPDGYLYIGTGDEGGGNDNYNNSQVLDRDFFSGLMRIDVDFRPGSLPPNPHPALGAGTNYAVPPDNWLVGVTNYLGSNLVPHQVRTEFWAHGFRNPFRFTFDPRTGRLLLADVGQNAWEEVNWVTNGGNYGWAHFEGFAPGPKPTPHPASAYTRPLLTYAHGTGTNKGNSITGGIVYYGDRMPELVGNYIFADYVRGNVWAMTDNGVTNTSFKWLTSLGSVVGFGRDPRNGDVLMAKLDGQVFRLLPLISTSGVPAQLSAAGIFSNLVTLSTHPGILPYDVNVPFWADGASKKRWFSIPSTNLHMVFHPEQSWTFPTGTVWIKHFEIETTAGVPSSVRRLETRVLVKTDAPDGGYGLTYRWGESGTEAFLVPEHGLEEPIHIVEGGTVRTQIWQYPSRLECLACHNSAAGFAVGFQTPQLHRDFAYGPTDVTNQIRRLAALGYFQTNVVSVTLLRALVPPTNQSVSLEQRARSYLAANCAHCHLPGGPVPSGFDTRIFTPLSATHMIEGSLANNFGNTNNRVIRRGAPAQSMIHTRMAIRGPGQMPPVGSTIVDTQGVALIAAWIGSLTSHLTFAEWQSAHFGSPANPDAGLDRDPDGDGEPNHLEYLLKTQPTNAASARGGLEISPAWHGGPRLRFVHVANRGVRIEGNNDLSAGEWTPLDISANRPHFPAVDEEVMVDEALLGAEPAQSFRAIFYEP
- a CDS encoding Lrp/AsnC family transcriptional regulator, which codes for MDELLMLLKRNALETPENLAKMLDLTPEEVRRRIAEYEKAGVIRGYQAVVNEDQLSVNRVTAVIEVKVTPEREGGFNAVAERISKFPEVQSVYLMSGAFDLLLFVSGKDLKEVAFFVSEKLATIRGVISTATHFMLKTYKANGVLMNPSEGAERLKVSP
- a CDS encoding DUF1343 domain-containing protein — its product is MIRSGLDNLIRNRVDLKGRIGLLTHPAAVDRKGRHASVVLRELLGVRLAALFGPEHGYWGRSGAGEGVPDERHPAWNIPVYSLYGAHRRPTRDMLAGIDTLVIDLQDIGVRCYTFVSTLRLALEACAECGIRVVVCDRPIPLPRTVDGPLPKPGCESFVAGIPAPFIYGMTPGETALWLRDELGLKVEILVVRAMDWRRSGRVAPYVWVSPSPGIRYWQTAWTYPITVFTEALPTLDCGRGGTTPFQILCAPWLDAERFAARVNSLQLAGLFAAPIWAPTPGIRLCVTNPDALRPFQAMVSILCALRDDYGSEAVWSAPGTRPEWFDQLAGDPDVREALLAGTAAHDIVAIYSASLRAFARKRARYLLYKP
- a CDS encoding HNH endonuclease encodes the protein MSSLLERPVLVLNRLWQAVNVCTAERALTLLFTGHAQVVYQDANGFQTFTFREWCDFSPADEPDEVIHTIRFRIPIPRVILLLFFDRLPAKEVKFTRQNVFERDKNTCQYCGRKFDRKDLNLDHVIPRQQGGLTTWTNIVCSCIECNRRKANRTPEQAGMHLIRKPKKPRWRPFLEVHFHKCAHHSWRHFLDFAYWNVELGEDE